AGAAGTTTTTGAGAGTCAGATGAATGAGGGTTATGACAGCCTGCGCACATGCCCTGTGCAACTGGTGAATGAACAATCTTGCCTGTTATAAGGGTCTCCTTTGGATGGCAGTTAAAGCATACCTCATCTGAAAGAAGAAGTTTTTGAGAGTCAGTCGAATGAGGGTTGTGACAGGCATCGCACATGCCGCCCTGAACAGGCGAATGGATAACTGGTTTTGTGAATGCAGTCTTATCGTGGCAGTTATAGCAAAGCTCTGGCATAGGTGCGATGAGGAGCTTTTGGTTATCAGAGATATGCGGCTCATGGCAGGATGAGCAATCTCCTGCTTTTACAGGAGGATGAGAGGTTTTTTTTATAAATTCAGCCTTGTTGTGACAGGCATAACATAGCTTAGCTCCCTCTGCCATAAGGCCCTTTCTGAACTTTGCTCCCTTTGTATGAGGCTCTGTGTGGCAGACCTTACAGCCCATGACAACCGCAGGATGAAGCACCTTACCTACGGCATCGAATTTATGGCACCTACTACAGTCTCCTATTTGCTCAGAAATGGCAGTAGTAGAAAAAAACTGTAATGCCGCCAATACCAGAACGCAAAGAAATAAGCTTCTCTTCACTTATACCCTCTTTGATTTACTTGAGCCTGAAATAATTTTATTTAGTCTTTACTGCTGGTTTTGGCTCTTGTATCGCCTTTCTTTCATCCATGCTGTCGAATATATTGACCATCTCAGCCTTAACCCCTGATTTCGAGCCATGGCACATACTGCAGAAGACCTGCATCTTTTCGCCCCTGCCCACATCAACCCTGAGGTATTTGTAATTGGAATTCGATGGATGCGGGTCATGACAGCCAACGCATTCTAATTTCCCACCCCTTAGGAGAATAGAGGGCACAGTAGCAACCTTTGAGTCAGGTGCAATGCCAAATGGATGGCTCATAGTTGCCGAGACAGGCATAATTCCAATTCCACCCTTGTCCATTGTCTCATGACAGCCAAGACACAATGCAGTAGTGCCGGTTGTAGGCTGTTTTGTCTTTGGATTGATAGCTTTCTTATTAGGCTCAACCGCAAAGATTACATCGCCCTTTGCAGTGTGAATCCCATGACAGCCTGTACAGCTAAGTCCGTCATGCGCACCTGCACCATAAGACACCATAGGTAAAGCTAAAAAACCTGCTAATAATACTATTGGAAGCCATGCAAACCTCATTGTAACCTCCCTTTGATTGAATTCGTAATATTTAGGTAGGGCATTATAATATATTCGGATGCCTAAATTCAACTTAAAATACCTTGTGTGTAATGTCAAGCCAATTTAGAAATGTCCTCTTTGGTTAATAAGCATATGCCCAACACCCCGATACCAATGCTTCGGCAAAAGGGTCTCATCTGCTTGATTTATGGGGTGGGGGGGTGCCTCATAACCCCTTGATTTTTAATGATTCCCATGTTGATTAAGTTGATATTTATCAACCTTGACCCCTTTTTCATATTCAACCTTTTCTATAACTATAGTTAGATAATAACACCACAAAAGTTATTTGTCAAGTAAAAAATGAACTATGGTTTTCTATGTTGTTCTCCTCTTTTTTTATCATTCCGCAATACCCTCCCCGTCATTCCCCGACTTGTTCGGGAAATCCAGTCTTTCTCTTTAATCACAGTAGCCGCAGGCTTTAGCCTGCGATACGACTGTCATTCTGATGCCGATGCTTCGGCAGAAGAATCTCAGAATATTGAGAATGAAGCCTTTTTCAGAACGATGCTTTGCAGGAGAATTTGTCTGGAGAGTTTAGAAAATTAAAATATTCTGCTAAATTTTGCTACATCTTTGCTACAATATAAAGTCTTTTTGAATTTTATTTTTAAGAAGGCAGATATTATCCCTTCCTTTCGTTAAAATATGAAGATCTCAAGTTTCATTATCTTAATCAGCTACCTCCTGCTGTCTCTTCATTAAAGCCTTCTGGTTTTAACTGCCTTGAGGTTGTTAAGTTCCGGGTCTTTATGTAGAAGTGTGCTGTCTGTCTTCTGTGCTGCAGCTACAATCCATGCATCAGCTACTGAAAGAGGACAGGTGGCTTTTATTATGGATGCCATAAGGAGCAGGTCTTCGTCTTCTCTTACCTCTTTTACAGGTAGGTTCCTCAACATGATATATGCCCTTCTGCCTGTGTCCTCGCCTGAAAGCCTCCATGTCCTGTAGAGGACTTCCATAAATGACATGAAGCACACATAGACCGATGCCTCCCCCTTTTTTACCCTGAACAGTATATCGGAGACCTCCTTAGCCTCTTTTTCTCCAAGGAAATATGCCATTATTGCGGATGTATCAAGCGTGTAGCGGTGAGTCACTTTCTTTGTGTCTCTCTTTTCAGTTCCTCTCGGCGTTCTCTTTGCCTGTCCTCAATGAACTTTTTGAAGTCCAATTTGCCCTTCAGAGCACCCTCAAATGCCTTTATCGGCTCTTTGGGCAATGGTATCACCCTTATTCCGTTCTCTTCAACTACCCATTCAAGTTTGGATTCTGCCTCAAGACGGAACTTTCTTCTTATGTTTGCGGGGACTGCTGTTTGTCCCCTCGATGTAACCGTTGTCCTCATATCGCCCTCCAAGCCTTAAGCTTATTTTACAAGGAATTTAATTAAATTACAAGTAATTATTGTTCTTAACAAGAATAAGAGATGTCTACTGCTACCTCTCTTTCCTTATAAGTTCGAGCATCTCCTCTCTTGTAGATGCCTTTGTCCTGAAGATGCCTCTGACTGCCGATGTCACAGTCCTTGAGCCGGGCTTTTTAATTCCACGCATGCTCATACAGAGATGCTCTGCATCTATTATGACCATACAGCCCTTTGGCTTTAGCTTTTCCATTATGAGGTTGGCAAGCTGAGTTGTAAGTCTTTCCTGAACCTGTGGCCTTTTTGCGAAATACTCAAGTGCCTTCACAAGGTCGCTAAGCCCTACTATCTCTCCTCGTGGTATGTATGCAATATGTGCCTTTCCTATGAAGGGTAAAAGATGATGCTCGCATACCGAATAAAACGGGATGTCCTTGATGAGTATCATCTCGTCGTGCGTCTCTCCCCTTATAGTCTTTAGAATCTCCTCTGAAGAAGGCATAAGACCTGCGAATATCTCTTCATACATCTGAAAGACCCGTTCAGGGGTTTTCTTGAGACCTACTCTATCCGGCTCCTCTCCTATGCCTTCGAGAATGAGCCTTACTCCTTTTTTAATCTTTTCTTTGTCCATATAGTCCTCTTCTCTGTGATTATTGAATCGACCTTTATGTCATAAAGCTCAGTCGGAATATTCCTAACTATCTGCTCCTCATATGCAAGTGCTGTCTTTAAGATGCCGTGCCTTCCTGAGAGCATTCTATCATAGTAACCCTTCCCATAGCCAAGCCTTCCTCCTGATGGGTCAAATGCAATCCCTGGCATTATCACAATGTCAGCA
This region of Nitrospirota bacterium genomic DNA includes:
- a CDS encoding cytochrome C, whose product is MRFAWLPIVLLAGFLALPMVSYGAGAHDGLSCTGCHGIHTAKGDVIFAVEPNKKAINPKTKQPTTGTTALCLGCHETMDKGGIGIMPVSATMSHPFGIAPDSKVATVPSILLRGGKLECVGCHDPHPSNSNYKYLRVDVGRGEKMQVFCSMCHGSKSGVKAEMVNIFDSMDERKAIQEPKPAVKTK
- a CDS encoding PIN domain-containing protein, with product MTHRYTLDTSAIMAYFLGEKEAKEVSDILFRVKKGEASVYVCFMSFMEVLYRTWRLSGEDTGRRAYIMLRNLPVKEVREDEDLLLMASIIKATCPLSVADAWIVAAAQKTDSTLLHKDPELNNLKAVKTRRL
- a CDS encoding AbrB/MazE/SpoVT family DNA-binding domain-containing protein is translated as MRTTVTSRGQTAVPANIRRKFRLEAESKLEWVVEENGIRVIPLPKEPIKAFEGALKGKLDFKKFIEDRQRERREELKRETQRK
- the folE gene encoding GTP cyclohydrolase I FolE, which gives rise to MDKEKIKKGVRLILEGIGEEPDRVGLKKTPERVFQMYEEIFAGLMPSSEEILKTIRGETHDEMILIKDIPFYSVCEHHLLPFIGKAHIAYIPRGEIVGLSDLVKALEYFAKRPQVQERLTTQLANLIMEKLKPKGCMVIIDAEHLCMSMRGIKKPGSRTVTSAVRGIFRTKASTREEMLELIRKER